In Gossypium arboreum isolate Shixiya-1 chromosome 5, ASM2569848v2, whole genome shotgun sequence, a single genomic region encodes these proteins:
- the LOC108473124 gene encoding synaptotagmin-4-like isoform X2: MAFFFCVFLGVSIGIGLIIAFARYGKIRSTRRTDLARTIAAFARLTVQDSRKILPRQFYPPWVVFSQRQKLSWLNVQLEKIWPSVDEAASELIRASVEPILEQYTPAILSSMKFDKLTLGTVAPQFTGISVVECESGADGITMEMDMQWDGNPNIVLNINTKLGVSLPVQVKDIGFTGVFRLIFKPLVAQFPCFGAVAYSLREKRDLDFTLKVIGGDLSSIPGVSDAIEETIRNAVEDSITWPVRNIVPILPGDYSDLELKPVGTLDVKLVQAKELTNKDIIGKSDPFAVLFIRPLPDKTKRSKTIDNQLNPIWNENFEFIVEDVSTQYLTIKVFDDEGVQGAELIGCAQLALKELEPGKVKEVWLKLVKDLLVQRDNKYRGQVQLELLYNPYGTDSTFKNPFDADFSLTSLEKALKSPNSETEALAPEKAGQKKREVIVRGVLSVMVISGENLPPVDFNGKADPFVVLTMKKSETKSKTRVANETLNPVWNQTFDFVVEDALHEMLIIEVWDHDTFRKEKIGRIVMTLTRVLLEGEFQDNFTIDGAKSGKLHLHLKWSPQLVFRDRDTK, translated from the exons ATGGCTTTCTTTTTCTGTGTGTTCCTTGGAGTTTCCATTGGCATCGGGTTGATCATTGCTTTTGCTCGATATGGGAAAATTCGATCCACTCGTCGTACTGATCTG GCAAGGACGATCGCTGCATTTGCAAGGTTGACAGTGCAAGATTCAAGAAAAATCTTACCACGTCAGTTTTATCCACCTTGGGTTGTCTTTTCTCAGCGCCAGAAGTTGA GTTGGCTTAACGTCCAACTTGAAAAGATTTGGCCATCGGTTGACGAG GCAGCATCAGAGTTAATAAGAGCGAGTGTTGAGCCAATTCTTGAACAATATACACCGGCTATCTTATCCTCTATGAAGTTTGACAAGTTGACTCTTGGTACAGTTGCACCACAATTTACAG GTATATCCGTCGTTGAGTGCGAAAGTGGTGCTGATGGAATCACAATGGAGATGGATATGCAGTGGGATGGTAACCCCAACATTGTGCTTAATATTAACACCAAACTCGGTGTTAGCCTGCCAGTGCAG GTAAAAGATATTGGGTTCACTGGGGTTTTCAGGTTAATCTTCAAACCACTTGTTGCTCAGTTTCCTTGTTTTGGAGCTGTTGCCTATTCCTTGAGAGAGAAG AGAGATCTTGACTTTACACTAAAAGTTATTGGAGGTGATCTATCATCAATACCCGGGGTTTCTGATGCCATTGAG GAAACAATCAGGAACGCTGTTGAAGATTCTATAACGTGGCCTGTCAGGAATATTGTACCCATATTACCTGGGGATTACAG TGATCTGGAGCTGAAACCAGTTGGAACATTAGATGTGAAGCTTGTGCAAGCCAAGGAACTAACAAATAAGGACATCATTGGGAAATCTGATCCTTTTGCTGTCTTATTTATACGTCCACTTCCAGATAAAACGAAAAGGAGTAAAACCATT GATAACCAATTGAATCCAATTTGGAATGAGAACTTTGAGTTCATTGTAGAAGATGTGTCCACTCAATACTTGACCATAAAAGTCTTCGATGATGAAGGGGTTCAAGGTGCTGAACTCATAGGCTGTGCTCAATTAGCATTAAAGGAGCTTGAGCCCGGTAAAGTGAAGGAGGTATGGCTGAAACTGGTCAAGGATTTACTAGTCCAGAGAGATAATAAATACAGGGGTCAG GTGCAGCTTGAGCTCCTTTACAACCCTTATGGCACAGATAGCACCTTTAAGAATCCATTTGACGCTGATTTCTCATTGACATCATTGGAGAAAGCCCTTAAATCTCCAAATAGTGAAACGGAAGCTCTTGCTCCTGAAAAAGCGGgacaaaagaaaagagaggtcATTGTTAGAGGAGTACTGTCAGTGATGGTTATATCAGGTGAAAACTTGCCACCAGTTGATTTTAATGGAAAGGCAGACCCTTTTGTGGTCCTCACAATGAAGAAATCCGAGACAAAATCCAAGACAAGG GTTGCTAATGAGACCTTGAATCCAGTTTGGAACCAAACCTTCGACTTTGTAGTGGAAGATGCATTACATGAAATGTTAATTATTGAAGTTTGGGACCACGACACTTTTAGGAAG gaaaaaattGGAAGAATCGTCATGACACTCACTAGGGTGTTATTAGAAGGGGAATTTCAAGACAATTTCACAATAGATGGTGCTAAATCAGGAAAGCTTCATCTCCATTTAAAATGGAGCCCTCAGTTAGTATTCCGTGACCGTGATACTAAATGA
- the LOC108473124 gene encoding synaptotagmin-4-like isoform X3, translating into MAFFFCVFLGVSIGIGLIIAFARYGKIRSTRRTDLARTIAAFARLTVQDSRKILPRQFYPPWVAASELIRASVEPILEQYTPAILSSMKFDKLTLGTVAPQFTGISVVECESGADGITMEMDMQWDGNPNIVLNINTKLGVSLPVQVKDIGFTGVFRLIFKPLVAQFPCFGAVAYSLREKRDLDFTLKVIGGDLSSIPGVSDAIEETIRNAVEDSITWPVRNIVPILPGDYSDLELKPVGTLDVKLVQAKELTNKDIIGKSDPFAVLFIRPLPDKTKRSKTIDNQLNPIWNENFEFIVEDVSTQYLTIKVFDDEGVQGAELIGCAQLALKELEPGKVKEVWLKLVKDLLVQRDNKYRGQVQLELLYNPYGTDSTFKNPFDADFSLTSLEKALKSPNSETEALAPEKAGQKKREVIVRGVLSVMVISGENLPPVDFNGKADPFVVLTMKKSETKSKTRVANETLNPVWNQTFDFVVEDALHEMLIIEVWDHDTFRKEKIGRIVMTLTRVLLEGEFQDNFTIDGAKSGKLHLHLKWSPQLVFRDRDTK; encoded by the exons ATGGCTTTCTTTTTCTGTGTGTTCCTTGGAGTTTCCATTGGCATCGGGTTGATCATTGCTTTTGCTCGATATGGGAAAATTCGATCCACTCGTCGTACTGATCTG GCAAGGACGATCGCTGCATTTGCAAGGTTGACAGTGCAAGATTCAAGAAAAATCTTACCACGTCAGTTTTATCCACCTTGGGTT GCAGCATCAGAGTTAATAAGAGCGAGTGTTGAGCCAATTCTTGAACAATATACACCGGCTATCTTATCCTCTATGAAGTTTGACAAGTTGACTCTTGGTACAGTTGCACCACAATTTACAG GTATATCCGTCGTTGAGTGCGAAAGTGGTGCTGATGGAATCACAATGGAGATGGATATGCAGTGGGATGGTAACCCCAACATTGTGCTTAATATTAACACCAAACTCGGTGTTAGCCTGCCAGTGCAG GTAAAAGATATTGGGTTCACTGGGGTTTTCAGGTTAATCTTCAAACCACTTGTTGCTCAGTTTCCTTGTTTTGGAGCTGTTGCCTATTCCTTGAGAGAGAAG AGAGATCTTGACTTTACACTAAAAGTTATTGGAGGTGATCTATCATCAATACCCGGGGTTTCTGATGCCATTGAG GAAACAATCAGGAACGCTGTTGAAGATTCTATAACGTGGCCTGTCAGGAATATTGTACCCATATTACCTGGGGATTACAG TGATCTGGAGCTGAAACCAGTTGGAACATTAGATGTGAAGCTTGTGCAAGCCAAGGAACTAACAAATAAGGACATCATTGGGAAATCTGATCCTTTTGCTGTCTTATTTATACGTCCACTTCCAGATAAAACGAAAAGGAGTAAAACCATT GATAACCAATTGAATCCAATTTGGAATGAGAACTTTGAGTTCATTGTAGAAGATGTGTCCACTCAATACTTGACCATAAAAGTCTTCGATGATGAAGGGGTTCAAGGTGCTGAACTCATAGGCTGTGCTCAATTAGCATTAAAGGAGCTTGAGCCCGGTAAAGTGAAGGAGGTATGGCTGAAACTGGTCAAGGATTTACTAGTCCAGAGAGATAATAAATACAGGGGTCAG GTGCAGCTTGAGCTCCTTTACAACCCTTATGGCACAGATAGCACCTTTAAGAATCCATTTGACGCTGATTTCTCATTGACATCATTGGAGAAAGCCCTTAAATCTCCAAATAGTGAAACGGAAGCTCTTGCTCCTGAAAAAGCGGgacaaaagaaaagagaggtcATTGTTAGAGGAGTACTGTCAGTGATGGTTATATCAGGTGAAAACTTGCCACCAGTTGATTTTAATGGAAAGGCAGACCCTTTTGTGGTCCTCACAATGAAGAAATCCGAGACAAAATCCAAGACAAGG GTTGCTAATGAGACCTTGAATCCAGTTTGGAACCAAACCTTCGACTTTGTAGTGGAAGATGCATTACATGAAATGTTAATTATTGAAGTTTGGGACCACGACACTTTTAGGAAG gaaaaaattGGAAGAATCGTCATGACACTCACTAGGGTGTTATTAGAAGGGGAATTTCAAGACAATTTCACAATAGATGGTGCTAAATCAGGAAAGCTTCATCTCCATTTAAAATGGAGCCCTCAGTTAGTATTCCGTGACCGTGATACTAAATGA
- the LOC108473124 gene encoding synaptotagmin-4-like isoform X1 gives MAFFFCVFLGVSIGIGLIIAFARYGKIRSTRRTDLARTIAAFARLTVQDSRKILPRQFYPPWVVFSQRQKLISSQIQLGWLNVQLEKIWPSVDEAASELIRASVEPILEQYTPAILSSMKFDKLTLGTVAPQFTGISVVECESGADGITMEMDMQWDGNPNIVLNINTKLGVSLPVQVKDIGFTGVFRLIFKPLVAQFPCFGAVAYSLREKRDLDFTLKVIGGDLSSIPGVSDAIEETIRNAVEDSITWPVRNIVPILPGDYSDLELKPVGTLDVKLVQAKELTNKDIIGKSDPFAVLFIRPLPDKTKRSKTIDNQLNPIWNENFEFIVEDVSTQYLTIKVFDDEGVQGAELIGCAQLALKELEPGKVKEVWLKLVKDLLVQRDNKYRGQVQLELLYNPYGTDSTFKNPFDADFSLTSLEKALKSPNSETEALAPEKAGQKKREVIVRGVLSVMVISGENLPPVDFNGKADPFVVLTMKKSETKSKTRVANETLNPVWNQTFDFVVEDALHEMLIIEVWDHDTFRKEKIGRIVMTLTRVLLEGEFQDNFTIDGAKSGKLHLHLKWSPQLVFRDRDTK, from the exons ATGGCTTTCTTTTTCTGTGTGTTCCTTGGAGTTTCCATTGGCATCGGGTTGATCATTGCTTTTGCTCGATATGGGAAAATTCGATCCACTCGTCGTACTGATCTG GCAAGGACGATCGCTGCATTTGCAAGGTTGACAGTGCAAGATTCAAGAAAAATCTTACCACGTCAGTTTTATCCACCTTGGGTTGTCTTTTCTCAGCGCCAGAAGTTGA TTTCTTCACAAATACAGTTAGGTTGGCTTAACGTCCAACTTGAAAAGATTTGGCCATCGGTTGACGAG GCAGCATCAGAGTTAATAAGAGCGAGTGTTGAGCCAATTCTTGAACAATATACACCGGCTATCTTATCCTCTATGAAGTTTGACAAGTTGACTCTTGGTACAGTTGCACCACAATTTACAG GTATATCCGTCGTTGAGTGCGAAAGTGGTGCTGATGGAATCACAATGGAGATGGATATGCAGTGGGATGGTAACCCCAACATTGTGCTTAATATTAACACCAAACTCGGTGTTAGCCTGCCAGTGCAG GTAAAAGATATTGGGTTCACTGGGGTTTTCAGGTTAATCTTCAAACCACTTGTTGCTCAGTTTCCTTGTTTTGGAGCTGTTGCCTATTCCTTGAGAGAGAAG AGAGATCTTGACTTTACACTAAAAGTTATTGGAGGTGATCTATCATCAATACCCGGGGTTTCTGATGCCATTGAG GAAACAATCAGGAACGCTGTTGAAGATTCTATAACGTGGCCTGTCAGGAATATTGTACCCATATTACCTGGGGATTACAG TGATCTGGAGCTGAAACCAGTTGGAACATTAGATGTGAAGCTTGTGCAAGCCAAGGAACTAACAAATAAGGACATCATTGGGAAATCTGATCCTTTTGCTGTCTTATTTATACGTCCACTTCCAGATAAAACGAAAAGGAGTAAAACCATT GATAACCAATTGAATCCAATTTGGAATGAGAACTTTGAGTTCATTGTAGAAGATGTGTCCACTCAATACTTGACCATAAAAGTCTTCGATGATGAAGGGGTTCAAGGTGCTGAACTCATAGGCTGTGCTCAATTAGCATTAAAGGAGCTTGAGCCCGGTAAAGTGAAGGAGGTATGGCTGAAACTGGTCAAGGATTTACTAGTCCAGAGAGATAATAAATACAGGGGTCAG GTGCAGCTTGAGCTCCTTTACAACCCTTATGGCACAGATAGCACCTTTAAGAATCCATTTGACGCTGATTTCTCATTGACATCATTGGAGAAAGCCCTTAAATCTCCAAATAGTGAAACGGAAGCTCTTGCTCCTGAAAAAGCGGgacaaaagaaaagagaggtcATTGTTAGAGGAGTACTGTCAGTGATGGTTATATCAGGTGAAAACTTGCCACCAGTTGATTTTAATGGAAAGGCAGACCCTTTTGTGGTCCTCACAATGAAGAAATCCGAGACAAAATCCAAGACAAGG GTTGCTAATGAGACCTTGAATCCAGTTTGGAACCAAACCTTCGACTTTGTAGTGGAAGATGCATTACATGAAATGTTAATTATTGAAGTTTGGGACCACGACACTTTTAGGAAG gaaaaaattGGAAGAATCGTCATGACACTCACTAGGGTGTTATTAGAAGGGGAATTTCAAGACAATTTCACAATAGATGGTGCTAAATCAGGAAAGCTTCATCTCCATTTAAAATGGAGCCCTCAGTTAGTATTCCGTGACCGTGATACTAAATGA
- the LOC108470966 gene encoding uncharacterized protein LOC108470966, with the protein MSKVTQMESLTRNDGFYFSDSLLGFALQAMVVESASIATKSVAWLLMMMGSLPDGIDSHIKEPEAYTGFPLAQLHAVRKPSPKNKDACDTEDDEDEEDEAGDDQDEDADEEDASGEDEGDPEDEPEANGDGASGDEDDEDEDDDDDDDDDGEEEEEEEEEEDEDEEEELQPPAKKRK; encoded by the exons ATGTCAAAGGTCACGCAAATGGAAAGTCTGACCCGAAACGATGGGTTCTACTTCTCGGACAGTTTATTGGGCTTTGCACTGCAAGCTATGGTTGTGGAGTCCGCCAGTATTGCTACAAAGTCTGTCGCTTGGTTACTCATGATG ATGGGAAGTCTGCCTGATGGAATTGATAGCCATATCAAAGAGCCTGAAGCATATACAGG GTTTCCGCTTGCTCAGCTTCATGCAGTGAGAAAACCTAGTCCTAAGAACAAGGATGCCTGTGACACCGAGGATGATGAGGATGAGGAAGATGAAGCAGGAGATGATCAAGATGAAGATGCAGATGAGGAGGATGCATCTGGTGAAGATGAAGGAGATCCAGAAGATGAACCCGAGGCCAATGGGGATGGTGCCAGTGGAGACGAGGATGATGAGGACGAGGATGATGACGATGACGACGACGATGATGGTGAGgaagaggaggaagaagaagaagaggaagacgAGGATGAAGAGGAAGAGCTTCAGCCACCGGCTAAAAAGCGAAAATGA
- the LOC108472597 gene encoding uncharacterized protein LOC108472597 translates to MDHTSNQDNQQLFSLLTSLQKASKDLQKTPIFSTHEPQSTREPFLHLEKDANPILSNDPHLSKLSQLLCNLKTLLEKLQKYQGYTLPSILRRQIINYKIYQVAYSIDTEIQAYFDRQSVQNLVETLEGSDDEDEKVKVLAEFEKRLSQGFDSYFQDLILKAKVFSILELLLCDSSCSIRIQDQVALVIASLIRFNKDVFVGLVLMGPTVRALISTPSCCSIRVLSLLIKFIRIPLVDELEAHKEIPRIISLLSSENVSIQVGALDCILGIAYYGRREAIEAMLEAGLVEKLVKLQRLEKQSNDDENGTNNGGGSKSDPIMECDEEGYVGNCPFEGCVARFAVQLEAGEMLSKKEKTEFKLEILRRVREASISEAETATIVAEVLWGSSP, encoded by the coding sequence ATGGATCATACATCAAACCAAGACAATCAACAGTTATTTTCACTGCTAACGTCCCTTCAAAAAGCTTCTAAAGATCTGCAGAAAACCCCCATTTTTTCAACACATGAACCCCAATCCACCCGTGAACCTTTCTTACACCTTGAAAAGGATGCCAACCCCATACTTAGCAACGATCCTCATCTCTCCAAGCTCTCTCAGCTACTTTGCAACCTCAAAACCCTGCTTGAAAAGCTCCAAAAATATCAGGGCTATACCCTGCCTTCCATCCTCAGACGCCAAATCATCAACTACAAGATTTACCAAGTTGCTTATTCAATCGATACTGAAATCCAAGCCTATTTCGACCGACAAAGCGTTCAAAACCTTGTGGAAACACTTGAAGGTTCGGATGACGAGGATGAGAAAGTGAAGGTTTTGGCCGAGTTTGAGAAGCGTTTATCGCAAGGTTTTGATAGTTATTTTCAAGATTTAATTTTGAAagccaaagtgttctcaatcctTGAACTTTTGCTTTGTGATTCATCATGCTCTATAAGAATTCAGGACCAGGTAGCACTTGTAATAGCTTCATTGATTAGATTCAATAAAGATGTTTTTGTGGGACTGGTGCTAATGGGTCCAACTGTTCGAGCTTTAATATCAACGCCATCTTGTTGTTCGATTCGAGTTCTTTCTTTGCTAATCAAGTTCATTAGAATCCCTTTGGTTGATGAATTAGAAGCACACAAAGAAATCCCTAGAATTATAAGCCTTTTAAGCTCGGAAAATGTGTCAATTCAAGTTGGAGCCTTAGATTGCATACTTGGAATCGCGTATTATGGGAGAAGAGAAGCCATTGAAGCAATGCTTGAAGCAGGGTTGGTTGAGAAGCTGGTGAAGTTGCAGAGACTAGAAAAGCAATCCAATGACGATGAAAATGGAACAAACAATGGAGGTGGTTCAAAATCAGACCCAATAATGGAATGCGATGAAGAGGGTTATGTTGGTAACTGCCCATTTGAAGGTTGTGTTGCAAGATTTGCTGTGCAATTAGAAGCAGGAGAAATGTTAAGTAAAAAGGAGAAGACAGAATTCAAGCTAGAAATTTTGAGGAGGGTCAGAGAAGCCTCTATTTCTGAGGCAGAGACTGCTACCATTGTTGCAGAGGTACTATGGGGTTCCTCCCCTTGA